Proteins from one Mycobacterium sp. SMC-2 genomic window:
- a CDS encoding DUF3145 domain-containing protein, whose product MRASNQFADVTTGVVYVHASPAAVCPHVEWALSSTLGSKANLTWTPQPAMPGQLRAVTNWVGPVGTGARLANALRSWSVLRFEVTEDPSPGVDGQRFSHTPQLGLWSGAMSANGDVMVGEMRLRTLMAHGADTLAAELDTVLGTAWDDALEAYRDGGEAGEVSWLSRGVG is encoded by the coding sequence ATGCGTGCGTCGAATCAATTCGCCGACGTGACGACTGGCGTGGTGTACGTGCACGCCTCGCCGGCGGCGGTATGCCCGCATGTCGAGTGGGCGTTGTCGTCGACCCTCGGGTCGAAGGCCAATCTCACGTGGACGCCGCAGCCGGCCATGCCCGGACAGCTGCGCGCGGTCACCAACTGGGTGGGGCCCGTGGGCACCGGCGCGAGGCTGGCCAACGCCCTGCGCTCCTGGTCGGTGCTGCGGTTCGAGGTCACCGAGGATCCCAGCCCCGGAGTCGACGGCCAGCGGTTCAGCCACACCCCGCAGCTCGGGCTGTGGAGCGGGGCGATGAGCGCCAACGGCGACGTGATGGTCGGGGAGATGCGGCTGCGGACGCTGATGGCGCACGGCGCCGACACCCTGGCCGCCGAGCTGGACACGGTGCTGGGAACGGCGTGGGACGACGCGCTCGAGGCGTACCGCGACGG
- a CDS encoding serine hydrolase, producing MAPLDALADWPVEAAAAAVIGPDGVLASHGDTGRVFQLASVTKPLVARAAQVAVEEGVVDLETAAGPPGATVRHLLAHASGLALHNDHVLAAPGTRRIYSNHGFTVLAQTVERESGIEFGRYLAEAVCEPLGMAATRLDGGAQAAGFGVTSTVADLAKFAGDLLRPVTVSAQLHAEATTVQFPGLDGVLPGYGVQRPNDWGLGFEIRDAKSPHWTGTRNSPRTYGHFGQAGGFIWADPKRDLALVALTNRDFGEWALQPWPAISDAVIAEYG from the coding sequence ATGGCCCCGCTCGATGCGCTGGCGGACTGGCCGGTCGAGGCCGCCGCCGCGGCGGTGATCGGACCCGACGGGGTGCTGGCCAGCCACGGCGACACCGGACGGGTGTTCCAGCTGGCCTCGGTGACCAAGCCGCTGGTGGCCCGGGCCGCGCAGGTCGCCGTCGAAGAGGGCGTCGTCGACCTGGAGACGGCCGCCGGCCCGCCCGGCGCCACCGTCCGCCACCTGCTGGCGCACGCGTCGGGGCTGGCCCTGCACAACGATCACGTGCTGGCCGCCCCCGGAACCCGGCGCATCTACTCCAACCACGGCTTCACCGTGCTGGCTCAGACCGTGGAGCGCGAGTCCGGCATCGAGTTCGGTCGCTACCTGGCCGAGGCGGTCTGCGAACCCCTCGGAATGGCGGCCACCCGGCTGGACGGCGGCGCGCAGGCCGCCGGGTTCGGGGTGACATCCACGGTGGCTGACCTGGCGAAATTCGCCGGGGACCTGTTGCGCCCGGTGACCGTCTCGGCCCAACTGCACGCCGAGGCGACGACGGTGCAATTTCCCGGCCTGGACGGCGTGCTGCCCGGCTACGGCGTCCAGCGGCCCAACGACTGGGGCCTGGGCTTCGAGATCAGGGACGCGAAATCGCCGCACTGGACCGGCACGCGCAACTCGCCGCGAACCTACGGCCATTTCGGCCAGGCGGGTGGTTTCATTTGGGCAGATCCCAAACGGGACCTGGCTCTGGTGGCCCTCACCAACCGCGATTTCGGGGAGTGGGCGCTGCAGCCGTGGCCCGCGATTTCCGACGCCGTGATCGCCGAATACGGCTAA
- a CDS encoding class I SAM-dependent methyltransferase, with protein MTAPEIAAETSDEFAGRMVAAIDGASLALLLSIGHQTGLLDTMASLPPSTSAQIADAAGLDERYVREWLAGMATGHVVHYDAGAATYSLPAHRARVLTRAAGPDNLALAAMFIPLLGEVEQKIIDCFRQGGGLPYSEYPRFHMLMAEQSAAVFDNALVDVVLPLVDGLVERLRSGADVADFGCGSGHAINVMAQAFPASRFTGIDFSDEAIAAGIREAAGLGLTNAGFESHNLSELDKVAEYDVITVFDAIHDQAQPARVLENIYRALRPGGVLLMADIKASSQLEDNVGVPMSTYLYTTSLMHCMTVSLAAEGAGLGTAWGTQLATSMLTDAGFGDVRVSEIESDPINNYYIARK; from the coding sequence ATGACGGCACCCGAGATCGCCGCGGAAACCAGTGACGAGTTCGCCGGACGGATGGTCGCGGCCATCGACGGCGCCAGCCTGGCGCTGTTGCTGAGCATCGGACATCAGACCGGCCTGCTTGACACGATGGCCTCACTTCCACCCTCCACCAGCGCGCAGATCGCCGACGCCGCCGGCCTCGACGAGCGCTACGTGCGGGAGTGGCTGGCCGGCATGGCCACCGGGCACGTCGTCCACTACGACGCCGGCGCGGCCACCTATTCATTGCCCGCCCACCGCGCCCGCGTGCTGACCAGGGCGGCCGGGCCCGACAACCTGGCCCTGGCGGCGATGTTCATCCCGCTGCTCGGCGAGGTCGAACAGAAAATCATCGACTGCTTCCGCCAGGGGGGCGGGCTGCCCTACAGCGAATACCCGCGCTTCCACATGCTGATGGCCGAGCAGAGCGCCGCGGTGTTCGACAACGCGCTCGTCGACGTGGTGTTGCCGTTGGTCGACGGCCTCGTCGAGCGCCTGCGGTCCGGAGCCGACGTGGCCGACTTCGGCTGCGGCAGCGGTCACGCGATCAACGTGATGGCCCAGGCGTTCCCCGCGAGCCGGTTCACCGGCATCGACTTCTCCGACGAGGCCATCGCGGCCGGCATCCGGGAGGCGGCCGGCCTCGGCCTGACCAACGCGGGCTTCGAAAGCCACAACCTGTCCGAACTCGACAAGGTGGCCGAGTACGACGTCATCACGGTCTTCGACGCCATCCACGACCAGGCGCAGCCGGCGCGCGTGCTGGAGAACATCTACCGCGCGCTGCGGCCCGGCGGTGTGTTGCTGATGGCCGACATCAAGGCCTCCAGCCAGCTGGAGGACAACGTCGGCGTCCCGATGAGCACCTACCTCTACACCACGTCGTTGATGCACTGCATGACGGTGTCGCTGGCGGCCGAAGGCGCCGGACTGGGCACCGCCTGGGGCACGCAGCTGGCCACCTCGATGCTGACCGATGCCGGATTCGGCGACGTGCGGGTCAGCGAGATCGAGTCGGACCCGATCAACAACTACTACATCGCCAGGAAGTGA
- a CDS encoding S-(hydroxymethyl)mycothiol dehydrogenase has protein sequence MSQTVRGVISRKKGEPVELVDIVVPDPGPGEALVDVIACGVCHTDLTYREGGINDEYPFLLGHEAAGRVEAVGPGVTAVEPGDFVILNWRAVCGQCRACKRGRPHLCFDTFNAAQKMTLTDGTELTPALGIGAFADKTLVHAGQCTKVDPAADPAVAGLLGCGLMAGIGAAINTGGITRDDTVAVIGCGGVGDAAIAGAALVGARRIIAVDTDDTKLDWARKFGATHTINARQGDVVEAIQDLTDGFGVNVAIDAVGRPETWKQAFYARDLAGTVVLVGVPTPDMKLEMPLVDFFSHGGALKSSWYGDCLPERDFPTLIDLYLQGRLPLEQFVSERIGLGDVEEALHKMHGGKVLRSVVML, from the coding sequence ATGAGTCAGACAGTGCGCGGCGTGATTTCACGAAAGAAGGGTGAACCCGTCGAATTGGTGGACATCGTCGTCCCGGACCCGGGGCCCGGCGAGGCCCTGGTCGACGTCATCGCCTGCGGGGTGTGCCACACCGACCTGACCTACCGCGAGGGCGGCATCAACGACGAGTACCCGTTCCTGCTCGGCCACGAGGCCGCCGGCCGGGTCGAGGCGGTAGGGCCCGGCGTGACCGCGGTCGAGCCGGGCGACTTCGTGATCCTGAACTGGCGGGCCGTCTGCGGCCAGTGCCGGGCCTGCAAGCGCGGCCGCCCGCACCTGTGCTTCGACACCTTCAACGCCGCCCAGAAGATGACGCTGACCGACGGCACGGAGCTGACACCCGCGCTGGGCATCGGCGCGTTCGCCGACAAGACGCTGGTGCACGCCGGCCAGTGCACCAAGGTCGATCCCGCCGCCGACCCTGCCGTCGCGGGCCTGCTCGGCTGCGGGCTGATGGCCGGCATCGGCGCGGCGATCAACACCGGCGGCATCACGCGCGACGACACCGTCGCGGTGATCGGCTGCGGCGGCGTCGGCGATGCCGCGATCGCCGGCGCCGCTCTGGTCGGGGCCAGGCGGATCATCGCGGTGGACACCGACGACACCAAACTGGACTGGGCCCGCAAGTTCGGCGCCACCCACACCATCAACGCCCGCCAGGGCGACGTCGTCGAGGCGATCCAGGACCTCACCGACGGGTTCGGGGTGAACGTGGCGATCGACGCCGTCGGCCGGCCCGAGACCTGGAAGCAGGCCTTCTACGCCCGCGACCTCGCGGGAACCGTTGTGCTGGTGGGTGTTCCGACGCCCGACATGAAGCTGGAAATGCCGCTGGTCGACTTCTTCAGCCATGGCGGGGCGCTGAAGTCGTCGTGGTACGGCGATTGCCTGCCCGAACGCGACTTCCCCACGCTGATCGACCTGTACCTGCAGGGAAGGCTCCCGCTGGAGCAGTTCGTCTCCGAGCGCATCGGCCTCGGTGACGTCGAGGAAGCCTTACACAAGATGCACGGGGGCAAGGTGTTGCGTTCGGTGGTGATGCTCTGA
- a CDS encoding MBL fold metallo-hydrolase: protein MVNIERVVTHGTFELDGGSWEVDNNIWLIGDNSNVVVFDAAHDAAPIVEAVAGRHVVAVVCTHGHNDHVTVAPELGKTLDAPVLLHPADEVLWRMTHPDSGFRSLCDGETLSVGGTELRAMHTPGHSPGSVCWYSHDLGVVFSGDTLFSGGPGATGRSYSDFPTILQSISERLGKLPGETVVHTGHGDSTTVGDEIVHYEEWVARGH, encoded by the coding sequence ATGGTGAACATCGAGCGGGTGGTGACCCACGGCACGTTCGAATTGGACGGCGGCAGTTGGGAAGTCGACAACAACATCTGGCTGATCGGCGACAATTCCAACGTCGTGGTGTTCGACGCCGCCCACGACGCGGCACCGATCGTCGAGGCCGTGGCCGGGCGCCACGTGGTCGCGGTGGTGTGCACGCACGGCCACAACGACCACGTCACGGTCGCGCCGGAACTGGGCAAGACCCTCGACGCGCCGGTGCTGCTGCATCCGGCCGACGAGGTGCTGTGGCGAATGACGCATCCCGACAGCGGCTTTCGTTCTTTGTGCGACGGCGAGACGCTGAGCGTGGGTGGGACGGAACTGCGGGCGATGCACACCCCGGGCCACTCCCCCGGATCGGTGTGTTGGTACTCGCACGACCTGGGTGTGGTGTTCAGTGGCGACACCCTGTTCTCCGGCGGCCCAGGCGCGACCGGCCGCTCGTATTCGGATTTCCCGACGATCCTGCAGTCCATCTCCGAGCGGCTGGGCAAGCTACCCGGCGAGACGGTGGTGCACACCGGCCACGGCGACAGCACCACCGTCGGCGACGAAATCGTCCACTACGAGGAGTGGGTGGCCCGCGGGCATTAA
- a CDS encoding SHOCT domain-containing protein, protein MNRRRLAKISLAAAVVLMVVSVGGFIVSLVLNAFFLDKYNAYGEVPIPGTGSLYLPAGEVTVSLHTVVVGSPNAGLPVPPLGVTIAPPEGVAQPALSESIGSTTTVNNDAHVRVWVAQIPVSGDYDITTDGQVNGYINPRLAFGHKSSYGFLVWLFVGLFVVGLAGAILSGLWLGRTRRRAVAVAASPYVHAPVVPVAPVAPVAPVAHEPSDEGIRLERLKTLAALRDSGALTQQEFESEKRRILEGQ, encoded by the coding sequence ATGAACCGCAGACGGCTGGCGAAGATTTCGCTGGCCGCCGCCGTCGTGCTGATGGTCGTGTCGGTGGGCGGCTTCATCGTCTCTTTGGTGCTCAACGCGTTCTTCCTGGACAAGTACAACGCCTACGGCGAGGTGCCGATCCCGGGAACGGGCAGCCTGTATCTGCCCGCCGGCGAAGTCACCGTCAGCCTGCACACCGTCGTGGTCGGTAGTCCCAACGCCGGCCTGCCGGTCCCGCCGCTCGGTGTCACGATCGCGCCGCCCGAGGGTGTGGCGCAACCCGCATTGAGCGAAAGCATCGGCAGCACAACGACGGTCAACAATGACGCGCACGTGCGGGTGTGGGTGGCTCAGATTCCCGTCAGCGGCGACTACGACATAACCACGGATGGCCAGGTCAACGGATACATCAACCCTCGCCTGGCCTTCGGGCACAAAAGTTCCTACGGCTTTTTGGTGTGGTTGTTCGTCGGCCTGTTCGTGGTGGGACTCGCCGGTGCGATCTTGTCCGGGTTGTGGCTGGGGCGCACCCGGCGCAGGGCGGTGGCGGTGGCGGCGAGCCCCTACGTGCACGCGCCTGTCGTTCCTGTCGCGCCTGTCGCGCCTGTTGCGCCTGTCGCGCACGAGCCGAGCGACGAAGGCATCCGCCTGGAGCGCCTCAAAACCCTTGCCGCGCTGCGGGATTCCGGGGCGCTGACTCAGCAGGAGTTCGAGTCCGAAAAGCGGCGGATCCTCGAGGGGCAGTAG
- the lnt gene encoding apolipoprotein N-acyltransferase: MPRRIPGWLVALVVGALPALAFPAPSWWWLAWFGLVPLLLVVRAAPSGAVASVRAGLGVAGFVLATQYWLAPFVGPLLVVLAAGLGALWLPWGWLAHRLLSGPVGIGRTAAAAVVLPSAWVAAEVVRSWPPLGGPWASLGASQSGQPVTLASASLGGVWLTSFLLVAANTALVGVIVHRRVGALVVFVACAAVGPAWYVLGPSPAGGPTVRVALVQPGDIADSGARQAASEELTASLAGQRPGLVVWGESSVGSDLPSHPEVLARLADLARRAGADLLVNVDAPAPGGGISKSAVLVGPGGSLGSYRKTRLVPFGEYVPLRPLFGWITRHSRAAAEDRQRGTGPVVLHADALPIGPLVSYEVLFSDLARREAQLGAELLVYQSSTSSFQGSWAQPQLAAQPAVRAVEAGRPAVHAGLSGDSSAFDARGHRLAWCPSGFRGVTVVSVPLGSRVTPYQRLGDWVPVLAFVVLGFALLRWHRPARGDTLPG, encoded by the coding sequence ATGCCGCGACGGATTCCCGGTTGGCTAGTGGCGCTGGTCGTCGGTGCGCTCCCCGCACTGGCGTTTCCCGCGCCGTCGTGGTGGTGGCTGGCCTGGTTCGGCCTGGTCCCGCTGCTGTTGGTGGTGCGGGCCGCGCCTTCCGGTGCGGTGGCGTCCGTGCGGGCCGGGCTCGGCGTCGCCGGGTTCGTGCTGGCCACCCAGTACTGGCTGGCGCCTTTCGTTGGCCCGCTGCTGGTGGTGCTGGCCGCCGGCCTCGGTGCGCTGTGGCTGCCGTGGGGGTGGTTGGCGCATCGGTTGCTGTCCGGGCCCGTCGGGATCGGGCGGACGGCGGCCGCTGCGGTGGTGTTGCCCAGCGCGTGGGTGGCGGCGGAGGTCGTGCGATCGTGGCCGCCGCTGGGTGGTCCGTGGGCGTCGCTGGGCGCGTCGCAGTCCGGCCAGCCCGTCACACTGGCGTCGGCGTCGCTGGGCGGGGTGTGGCTGACGAGTTTCCTTCTGGTGGCGGCCAATACCGCGCTGGTCGGCGTGATCGTGCACCGGAGGGTGGGCGCGCTGGTGGTTTTCGTGGCGTGCGCGGCGGTCGGCCCGGCCTGGTATGTGCTGGGGCCCTCGCCGGCCGGCGGTCCCACGGTGCGCGTGGCGCTGGTGCAGCCCGGCGACATCGCCGATTCCGGCGCGCGCCAGGCCGCCAGCGAGGAGCTCACCGCTTCGCTCGCCGGGCAGCGGCCCGGCCTGGTGGTCTGGGGGGAAAGCAGCGTGGGATCCGATCTCCCCAGCCATCCGGAGGTGTTGGCGCGCCTCGCCGACCTGGCCCGGCGGGCGGGCGCTGACCTGCTGGTGAACGTCGACGCGCCCGCGCCCGGCGGCGGGATCTCCAAGTCCGCGGTGCTCGTGGGCCCTGGCGGATCGTTGGGCAGCTACCGGAAGACCCGGCTGGTGCCGTTCGGCGAATATGTCCCGCTGCGACCGCTTTTCGGCTGGATCACCCGCCACAGCCGGGCCGCCGCCGAGGACCGGCAACGCGGAACCGGGCCCGTCGTGTTGCACGCCGACGCCCTGCCCATCGGCCCGTTGGTCAGCTACGAGGTCCTGTTCTCCGACCTGGCGCGGCGGGAGGCGCAGCTCGGTGCGGAGCTGTTGGTGTATCAGAGTTCCACGTCGTCGTTCCAGGGCAGTTGGGCGCAGCCGCAGTTGGCCGCGCAGCCCGCGGTGCGCGCCGTCGAAGCGGGCCGCCCGGCCGTGCATGCAGGACTGTCCGGCGACAGTTCCGCTTTCGACGCGCGCGGCCACCGGCTGGCCTGGTGCCCGTCGGGATTCCGGGGCGTGACCGTGGTGAGCGTGCCGCTGGGATCGCGCGTGACGCCGTACCAGCGGCTGGGGGACTGGGTGCCGGTGCTGGCGTTCGTCGTCCTCGGGTTTGCGCTGTTGCGCTGGCATCGCCCGGCCCGCGGTGACACACTGCCTGGATGA
- a CDS encoding SDR family oxidoreductase, which translates to MANDLVATVPDLSGKLAIVTGANSGLGFGLARRLAAAGADVVMAIRNHAKGEKAIEEIRKTVPDAKLTIRSLDLSSLAAVAALGEQLNAEGRPIDILIDNAGVMTPPERDTTADGFELQFGSNHLGHFALTGHLLPLLRAAGKARVVSLSSVAARQSGKIHFDDPNFEKSYAAMSAYGQSKLAVLMFALELDRRSRAAGWGVMSNAAHPGLTKTNLQIAGPSHGREKPALMERLYKASWRFTPFLWQEIDEGILPALYAAAAPHAEGGAFYGPRGFLELAGGGVRLAKVPDPARNQADCQRLWELSEQLTGVSYPKPG; encoded by the coding sequence ATGGCCAACGATCTCGTCGCCACGGTGCCCGACCTGTCGGGCAAGCTGGCGATCGTCACCGGCGCCAACAGCGGCCTGGGCTTCGGCCTGGCCCGGCGCCTCGCGGCCGCCGGCGCCGACGTCGTCATGGCGATCCGCAATCACGCCAAAGGGGAAAAGGCGATCGAGGAAATCCGCAAGACGGTGCCCGACGCCAAGCTGACGATCAGGTCGCTGGACCTGTCGTCGCTGGCCGCCGTGGCCGCGCTGGGCGAACAACTCAACGCCGAGGGCCGCCCGATCGACATCCTGATCGACAACGCCGGCGTCATGACCCCGCCGGAACGCGACACCACCGCCGACGGTTTCGAATTGCAGTTCGGCAGTAACCATCTCGGACACTTCGCCCTGACCGGGCACCTACTGCCGCTGCTGCGCGCGGCCGGCAAAGCGCGCGTCGTCTCGCTGAGCAGCGTGGCGGCCCGCCAGAGCGGCAAGATCCATTTCGACGACCCCAATTTCGAGAAGTCCTACGCGGCGATGTCGGCGTATGGCCAGTCGAAGCTGGCGGTGTTGATGTTCGCCCTCGAACTGGACCGGCGCAGCCGCGCGGCCGGCTGGGGCGTCATGTCCAACGCCGCGCACCCCGGCCTGACCAAGACCAACCTGCAGATCGCCGGGCCCTCGCACGGCCGCGAGAAGCCGGCGCTGATGGAGCGGTTGTACAAGGCATCCTGGCGTTTCACGCCGTTTCTGTGGCAGGAGATCGACGAAGGGATCTTGCCGGCGCTGTACGCGGCCGCCGCGCCGCACGCCGAGGGCGGCGCGTTCTACGGGCCCCGGGGCTTCCTCGAACTGGCCGGCGGCGGGGTGCGGCTGGCCAAGGTGCCCGATCCGGCCCGCAACCAGGCTGACTGCCAACGACTTTGGGAGCTGTCCGAGCAGCTCACCGGCGTCAGCTACCCGAAGCCGGGCTGA